A window from Rhizosphaericola mali encodes these proteins:
- a CDS encoding WG repeat-containing protein, whose protein sequence is MRKRRLGYILIFILLSFVGKAQLVPFQDSASHLYGFQDSTGKIIVTPQYTMAENFSDGRAAVNKGAVVQFQNVNGGKWGFVDSIGTLVIPMDYDFVQPFKDGKARVVKDHKKMLIDKAGNYIDETKVYYIYPNNQPVNWGSKN, encoded by the coding sequence ATGAGAAAGCGAAGATTGGGATACATACTGATATTCATACTGCTTTCTTTTGTTGGGAAAGCTCAATTGGTTCCTTTTCAAGATTCCGCTTCACATTTGTATGGTTTTCAAGATTCTACGGGCAAAATTATTGTCACACCGCAATATACCATGGCGGAAAATTTTTCTGATGGAAGGGCCGCAGTAAACAAAGGTGCGGTAGTACAATTTCAAAATGTGAATGGTGGCAAATGGGGATTCGTTGATAGCATTGGTACACTTGTTATCCCTATGGACTACGATTTTGTGCAACCATTTAAAGATGGAAAAGCGCGTGTCGTAAAGGATCATAAGAAAATGCTTATAGATAAAGCGGGCAACTACATTGACGAAACGAAAGTTTACTACATCTATCCCAATAATCAACCTGTAAATTGGGGTTCCAAGAATTAG